From a region of the Myroides sp. JBRI-B21084 genome:
- the porQ gene encoding type IX secretion system protein PorQ, with product MRKVFTLVSFITVSAAFAQVGGRDAYQFLQMPTSPRQAALGGTNVTITGNDVNQVLYNPAALNSSMNNMLAANFGSYYGDISLGAAAYAHQLKNRRNFHVGVTYLGYGSIDGYDENGLNTGTFSGSDVAVSVGYAQPLNNTNFSVGANLKAISSSLENYNSFAVAADIGGLYHNEDTGWTVGLTFKNLGGQLSSYEDTRESLPFEAVVGVSKLLENVPIRWHFSLENLQQWDVSFSNPNRSEIDLENKVTEEKVSFGNNIMRHVVFGVELFPKKNFNIRLGYNFRNGEEMRILEQRHFAGFTAGFGLQVKRFKIEYAHNRFTLAGNTNLFGLSVKL from the coding sequence ATGCGTAAAGTATTCACGTTAGTTTCATTTATTACCGTTTCAGCCGCATTTGCACAGGTTGGCGGAAGAGACGCTTATCAATTTTTACAAATGCCTACATCGCCACGGCAAGCAGCATTAGGTGGTACAAATGTTACTATAACTGGTAACGATGTTAATCAGGTGCTTTACAACCCCGCAGCTTTAAACAGCAGTATGAACAATATGTTAGCTGCAAATTTTGGTAGCTATTATGGCGATATTAGCTTAGGTGCGGCCGCTTATGCACATCAACTTAAAAATAGAAGAAATTTTCATGTTGGCGTTACGTATTTAGGCTACGGATCGATTGATGGTTACGACGAAAATGGTTTGAATACGGGTACTTTTTCTGGTAGCGATGTAGCCGTTTCTGTAGGTTACGCACAACCACTTAACAATACTAACTTTTCGGTAGGGGCTAATTTAAAGGCAATTTCATCATCATTAGAAAACTATAATTCTTTTGCAGTTGCTGCTGATATTGGCGGTTTATACCATAACGAAGATACAGGTTGGACCGTAGGTTTAACTTTTAAAAATTTGGGTGGGCAACTTTCTAGTTACGAAGACACCCGTGAATCATTGCCTTTTGAAGCAGTTGTAGGGGTAAGTAAGTTGTTAGAAAATGTGCCTATTCGTTGGCATTTTTCTCTTGAAAATTTACAACAATGGGATGTTTCTTTTTCAAATCCCAATCGTTCAGAAATCGACTTAGAAAATAAAGTAACTGAAGAAAAAGTTAGTTTTGGTAACAATATAATGCGTCACGTAGTATTTGGAGTTGAATTATTTCCAAAGAAAAATTTTAATATTCGCTTGGGTTATAATTTTAGAAACGGCGAAGAAATGCGCATTTTAGAACAACGCCATTTTGCAGGGTTTACTGCAGGTTTTGGTTTGCAAGTAAAACGATTTAAAATAGAATACGCACATAACCGATTTACTTTAGCCGGAAACACCAATTTATTTGGCTTATCGGTTAAACTGTAA
- the cmk gene encoding (d)CMP kinase, translating to MKKITIAIDGHSSTGKSTLAKQLAKALNYIYVDTGAMYRAVTYFAMQQGFVGEDFLDKEALLNSLSLINLSFKFNENLGFAEMYLDNNNIESAIRSIQVSNLVSKIASISEVRSKLVQQQKQYGVDKGVVMDGRDIGTVVFPNAELKIFMTASAEIRAQRRYLELQQKNENVSFEEVLKNVTERDAIDSSRADSPLIIAENAIVIDNSYLTKEEQFNKIFNLATDLINAD from the coding sequence TTGAAAAAAATAACCATTGCAATAGACGGGCATTCATCAACAGGCAAAAGCACATTAGCAAAACAATTGGCAAAAGCCCTAAACTATATTTATGTTGATACAGGTGCAATGTACCGCGCAGTTACTTACTTTGCTATGCAACAAGGTTTTGTTGGTGAAGATTTCTTAGATAAGGAAGCGTTATTAAACAGTTTATCATTAATAAATTTATCTTTTAAATTTAATGAAAATTTAGGTTTTGCCGAAATGTATCTTGATAATAATAATATTGAAAGTGCCATTAGATCTATCCAAGTTTCAAATTTAGTAAGTAAAATAGCTTCAATTTCTGAAGTTCGATCTAAATTAGTCCAACAACAAAAACAATATGGGGTAGATAAAGGGGTGGTGATGGATGGACGCGATATTGGTACAGTGGTTTTTCCTAATGCCGAATTGAAAATTTTTATGACAGCATCGGCAGAAATTAGAGCACAACGTAGGTATTTAGAACTTCAACAAAAAAATGAAAATGTTTCGTTTGAAGAAGTCCTTAAAAATGTAACCGAACGCGATGCAATAGATTCTAGCAGAGCCGATTCACCTTTGATTATTGCAGAAAATGCAATTGTTATAGATAATTCATACTTAACAAAAGAAGAACAATTTAATAAGATTTTTAATTTAGCTACTGACTTAATTAATGCTGATTAA
- the lon gene encoding endopeptidase La, which translates to MAQEKIISLDSLSLQDINANVDFIPLFSPEDEEAMSKEEIPSELSILPLRNMVLFPGVVLPITAGRDKSIKLINDALAGDKTIGVVAQINESVEVPTGNDIHRFGTVAKILKTLKLPDGNITVILQGQKSFAIDAILQEEPYLKAATKEVAEIKPLENDLEFNAIIETIKETAQEIIRENPNIPSEAAFAIKNIESNSFLVNFVASNLNLDATEKQTLLEMNNLKDRALETLRRMNIELQKLNLKNDIQTKVRVDLDQQQKEYFLHQQIKTIQEELGGVSHEQEFEELRKKAQLKKWDKKIQEHFDKELGKMQRMNPQVAEFSIQRNYLELLLELPWNEFTKDKFDLKNAKKILDKEHYGLEDVKRRVIEHMAVLKLRNDMKSPILCLYGPPGVGKTSIGKSIATALGREYVRISLGGLRDEAEIRGHRKTYIGAMPGRIIQSIKKAKTSNPVFVLDEIDKLTSSHQGDPSSAMLEVLDPEQNKEFYDNFLELGYDLSKVMFIATSNSLNTIQPALLDRMEVIEMNGYTIEEKIEILRQHLLPKQLKEHGLDAKSVALSKKVMEFIVTKYTRESGVRNLDKQMATIARYIAKSIVLEEDYNEKLTEEDIVTILGAPKYDYDKYETNEVAGVVTGLAWTRVGGDILFIESILSEGKGTLTMTGNLGNVMKESATIALEYIKSNSDLFGIDVKLFDKYKIHVHVPEGATPKDGPSAGIAMLTSMVSSFTQRKIKKNVAMTGEITLRGKVLPVGGIKEKILAAKRANIKEIILCKENKRDIDQIKPEYLTGLTFHYVDKMTEVIDLALTNQKVKNAKQLNLTQA; encoded by the coding sequence ATGGCACAAGAAAAAATAATATCATTAGACAGTTTGTCACTTCAAGACATTAATGCAAATGTAGATTTTATACCATTGTTTTCACCAGAAGATGAAGAAGCAATGAGTAAAGAAGAAATTCCTTCTGAATTAAGTATTTTACCCTTACGAAATATGGTTTTGTTTCCAGGTGTGGTTTTACCTATTACAGCTGGTCGCGATAAATCAATTAAATTAATTAACGACGCATTAGCTGGTGATAAAACCATAGGTGTTGTTGCACAAATAAATGAATCGGTTGAAGTGCCAACGGGTAACGATATTCACCGTTTTGGAACCGTAGCAAAAATTTTAAAAACGTTGAAATTACCCGATGGTAATATTACAGTAATCTTACAAGGGCAAAAAAGTTTTGCTATTGATGCTATTTTGCAAGAAGAACCCTATTTAAAAGCAGCTACAAAAGAAGTTGCTGAAATTAAACCTTTAGAGAACGATTTAGAGTTTAATGCAATTATTGAAACCATAAAGGAAACCGCTCAGGAAATTATTCGTGAAAATCCAAACATTCCTTCAGAAGCAGCTTTTGCAATAAAAAACATAGAAAGCAATTCGTTTTTAGTAAATTTTGTAGCTTCAAACCTAAATTTAGATGCTACCGAAAAACAAACACTTTTAGAAATGAACAATCTAAAAGATCGTGCGTTAGAAACATTGCGCCGTATGAATATTGAATTGCAAAAACTAAATTTAAAAAACGATATTCAAACAAAAGTGCGCGTTGATTTAGATCAACAACAAAAAGAATATTTTTTACATCAGCAAATTAAAACCATTCAAGAAGAATTAGGTGGTGTATCGCACGAACAAGAGTTTGAAGAACTTCGTAAAAAAGCGCAATTAAAAAAGTGGGATAAAAAAATTCAAGAACATTTTGATAAAGAATTAGGTAAAATGCAACGAATGAATCCACAAGTTGCTGAATTTTCTATTCAAAGAAATTACTTAGAGTTACTTTTAGAATTGCCTTGGAATGAATTTACTAAAGATAAATTCGATTTAAAAAATGCCAAAAAGATTTTAGATAAAGAACATTATGGTTTAGAAGATGTAAAACGCCGTGTAATTGAACACATGGCTGTTTTAAAACTTAGAAACGATATGAAATCGCCAATTTTGTGTTTATACGGTCCACCAGGTGTTGGTAAAACGTCAATTGGTAAATCTATTGCAACGGCGTTGGGGCGCGAGTATGTGCGTATTTCTTTAGGAGGTTTACGCGATGAAGCCGAAATCCGCGGACACCGTAAAACCTATATTGGTGCTATGCCAGGGCGTATTATTCAATCTATAAAAAAGGCAAAAACATCAAATCCAGTCTTTGTTTTAGATGAAATTGATAAACTTACTAGCAGCCATCAAGGCGATCCGTCAAGCGCAATGTTAGAAGTTTTAGATCCTGAACAAAATAAAGAGTTTTATGATAACTTTTTAGAGTTAGGATACGATTTATCTAAAGTAATGTTCATTGCAACATCAAACAGTTTAAATACTATACAACCTGCGTTGTTAGACCGTATGGAGGTAATTGAAATGAACGGTTATACAATTGAAGAAAAAATCGAAATTTTACGTCAGCATTTACTTCCAAAACAATTAAAAGAACATGGCTTAGATGCAAAATCGGTTGCGCTTTCTAAAAAGGTTATGGAATTTATTGTAACTAAATATACACGTGAATCGGGCGTAAGAAATTTAGATAAACAAATGGCAACTATTGCCCGTTATATAGCAAAATCTATTGTTTTAGAAGAAGATTATAACGAAAAACTAACCGAAGAAGATATAGTAACCATTTTAGGGGCACCAAAATATGATTACGATAAGTATGAAACAAACGAAGTAGCAGGTGTAGTTACTGGTTTAGCATGGACACGTGTTGGCGGCGATATTTTGTTTATAGAATCAATTTTATCTGAAGGAAAAGGAACACTTACCATGACAGGTAATTTGGGTAACGTAATGAAAGAATCGGCTACAATTGCGCTAGAGTATATAAAATCAAACAGCGATTTATTTGGTATTGATGTAAAATTATTCGATAAATACAAAATTCACGTACACGTACCAGAAGGAGCAACACCAAAAGATGGTCCATCGGCAGGTATTGCCATGTTAACATCAATGGTTTCAAGCTTTACTCAACGAAAAATAAAGAAAAATGTAGCCATGACCGGCGAAATTACCTTACGTGGTAAAGTACTTCCGGTAGGAGGGATTAAAGAAAAAATATTAGCTGCTAAACGCGCAAATATTAAAGAAATTATTCTTTGTAAAGAAAACAAGCGCGATATTGATCAAATAAAACCGGAATATTTAACAGGTTTAACGTTTCATTACGTAGATAAAATGACCGAAGTGATTGATTTAGCTTTAACCAATCAAAAAGTTAAAAATGCTAAACAGTTAAATCTAACACAAGCTTAA
- a CDS encoding nucleoside permease: MGIKSKLIAMNFLQFFVWGAWLITIGNYWFGDKKWDGTQFGAVFGTMGIAPIFVPTLTGIIADRWINAERLYGLLHIFYGLVLFYLPEVNNPSSFFYVMLLAMCFYMPTIALNNSISYTILKNKGFDVIKDFPPIRVWGTVGFIAAMWLTNLTGNKATAGQFYIAGASAVLLGLYALTLPKCPPLRLIDKKAPLTEQLGLNAFKLFGNYKIALFFIFSMFLGGALQLTNAYGDVFIDEFKHFPIYADSFVVKYSTIIMSVSQISETLFILAIPFFLKRYGIKKVMLISMLAWVLRFGLFAYGDPAGGLWMILLSCIVYGMAFDFFNISGSLFVETNTDAKIRSSAQGLFMMMTNGFGAVIGSNVAGWVIDKFFTHKFSSVTALASQLNTTTDNPKFLSVLKDSFGVSVSNNDLLSSEVLLKDWSSIWLSFAIYSLIIAVLFAVFFKHTHNANEIENINH; the protein is encoded by the coding sequence ATGGGCATAAAATCAAAGTTAATTGCAATGAACTTCTTACAGTTTTTTGTATGGGGTGCTTGGTTAATTACTATTGGGAATTATTGGTTTGGTGACAAAAAATGGGACGGTACACAATTTGGAGCTGTATTTGGCACCATGGGTATTGCTCCAATTTTTGTTCCAACACTTACAGGCATTATTGCCGACCGATGGATTAATGCGGAAAGATTGTACGGTTTATTGCATATTTTTTACGGTCTTGTCCTTTTTTATTTACCCGAAGTAAACAATCCATCTTCCTTTTTTTATGTAATGCTATTGGCTATGTGTTTTTATATGCCAACTATTGCTTTAAATAATTCTATATCGTACACCATTTTAAAGAATAAAGGTTTTGACGTAATTAAAGATTTTCCGCCAATTAGGGTTTGGGGAACAGTTGGTTTTATTGCGGCTATGTGGTTAACTAATTTAACAGGTAATAAAGCAACAGCAGGTCAGTTTTATATTGCAGGTGCATCGGCAGTTTTATTAGGATTATATGCTTTAACTTTACCTAAATGTCCGCCATTGCGTTTAATAGATAAAAAAGCACCGTTAACCGAACAATTAGGTTTAAATGCTTTTAAGTTATTCGGAAATTATAAAATAGCTTTATTTTTCATATTCTCAATGTTTTTAGGCGGTGCGCTACAATTAACAAATGCTTATGGAGATGTTTTTATTGATGAGTTTAAACATTTTCCTATTTATGCAGATTCTTTTGTAGTTAAATATTCAACCATAATTATGTCGGTTTCTCAAATATCAGAAACCTTGTTTATTTTGGCAATTCCTTTTTTTTTAAAACGTTATGGTATTAAAAAAGTAATGTTGATTTCAATGCTAGCTTGGGTATTGCGTTTTGGCTTGTTTGCTTATGGCGATCCTGCTGGTGGTCTATGGATGATTTTATTATCATGTATTGTTTATGGTATGGCATTCGACTTTTTCAACATTTCAGGGTCGTTGTTTGTAGAAACTAATACCGATGCAAAAATAAGATCATCGGCTCAAGGATTGTTTATGATGATGACAAACGGTTTTGGAGCCGTAATAGGTAGTAATGTTGCTGGTTGGGTAATTGATAAATTTTTTACTCACAAATTTTCTTCGGTTACAGCATTAGCATCGCAATTAAATACAACAACAGATAACCCTAAGTTTCTCTCGGTTTTAAAAGATTCTTTTGGTGTTAGTGTTTCAAATAATGATTTACTAAGTAGTGAAGTTTTATTAAAAGATTGGAGTTCTATTTGGCTTAGTTTCGCCATATATTCGTTAATAATAGCGGTATTATTTGCGGTGTTTTTTAAGCACACACATAATGCAAACGAAATTGAAAATATAAATCATTAA